One Pyxicephalus adspersus chromosome 3, UCB_Pads_2.0, whole genome shotgun sequence genomic window carries:
- the LOC140326194 gene encoding transcription factor JunD-like, translating to MMMTSTTTDHVKMEPPFYHEDTLNLQDFAQISAYSESSPGETTANHPARGGETAIRYTPEHKLLSANIIIQATNLKKKGLGVIAAASVPPPVIPDGFSEVITRGTDALKLLQSGSGRLPDSREVVVGNNLSPVPATEGGAIVVSAGNITASNTTSDVSLLSSASSAALNLLKLSPPELEHLLIQAASPGLSATSSSNPSPAPTVPPQQDTNVPTTTVPHPFLYRNQQMITQEQEGFADGFVKALADLHKQNQLLGAPISPSALATSSPPYPSRSLLPAGEVPVYTNLSNFNPTVASAQLSPPLPQPPPPASYTGTSTNATPTVQLHFPGLNRLHTVRGPLDEPQTVPDVSQPGASVAAGGESNTPPSLSPIDLETQERIKAERKRLRNRIAASKCRKRKLERIARLEEKVKMLKSQNSDLASTASLLREQVSQLKHKVMSHVTSGCQIAVAKASPGEKADDSSSC from the coding sequence ATGATGATGACCAGCACTACCACTGACCATGTGAAAATGGAGCCTCCATTTTATCATGAGGATACTCTTAATTTGCAAGATTTTGCTCAGATTTCAGCATACAGTGAAAGTTCTCCAGGGGAGACCACAGCAAATCACCCGGCTAGGGGTGGAGAGACTGCTATCCGGTATACTCCAGAACATAAATTATTGAGTGCTAACATTATAATTCAGGCCACGAACCTGAAAAAGAAAGGCTTGGGTGTGATTGCAGCGGCCTCAGTTCCCCCACCTGTGATCCCTGATGGTTTCTCTGAGGTGATAACTCGAGGCACTGATGCATTGAAATTATTGCAAAGTGGGAGTGGTAGGCTCCCTGATTCTCGTGAAGTTGTGGTTGGGAATAACCTCAGTCCAGTACCAGCTACAGAAGGTGGAGCCATAGTGGTTTCTGCTGGCAACATTACAGCTAGTAATACCACATCAGATGTGTCTCTACTTTCTTCGGCTTCATCAGCTGCATTGAACCTTCTTAAGCTTTCTCCACCAGAATTGGAGCACCTCCTAATTCAAGCGGCAAGCCCTGGTCTTTCAGCTACATCTAGCAGCAATCCCAGTCCTGCTCCTACTGTCCCTCCACAGCAAGACACAAATGTGCCAACTACCACGGTTCCGCATCCCTTTCTATACCGCAACCAACAAATGATCACCCAAGAGCAGGAGGGCTTTGCAGATGGCTTTGTGAAAGCGTTAGCAGACCTGCACAAACAGAATCAATTGCTTGGGGCACCAATTTCCCCATCTGCTCTTGCCACCAGCTCCCCACCTTACCCATCCCGTTCACTGCTTCCTGCTGGAGAGGTACCAGTCTACACTAATCTTAGCAACTTTAACCCTACAGTAGCTTCTGCACAGCTTAGTCCTCCTCTCCCACAGCCACCTCCTCCTGCCTCTTACACTGGTACTTCAACCAATGCCACTCCAACAGTACAGCTTCACTTTCCTGGACTCAACCGCTTGCATACAGTAAGAGGTCCTCTGGATGAACCACAAACAGTACCTGATGTGTCACAACCTGGGGCTTCTGTAGCTGCTGGTGGTGAATCAAAcactcccccttcactttcaccAATTGATCTAGAGACTCAAGAGAGAATCAAAGCAGAAaggaaaaggttgagaaaccgaATTGCGGCCTCTAAATGCCGTAAGAGGAAACTGGAACGTATTGCACGTCTGGAAGAGAAAGTGAAAATGCTTAAGTCCCAAAACTCTGACCTGGCCTCTACTGCTAGTCTTCTAAGAGAACAAGTGTCTCAGCTTAAGCATAAAGTCATGAGCCATGTCACTAGTGGTTGTCAAATAGCTGTGGCCAAGGCTTCACCAGGTGAGAAAGCTGATGACAGCTCGAGCTGctga